A genomic stretch from Candidatus Nitrotoga arctica includes:
- the lpxO gene encoding lipid A hydroxylase LpxO: protein MKWAVISIYVISIFIVHFRGKVRLPLFRQLFDHSSIVAPMNLFMYLFSGVPYTAYFSVSQFHGLKLLEENWELIRAEALNLQALEKIKAAQKNDDAGFNSFFKNGWKRFYLKWYGASHPSAEYYCPQTVALLRAIPCVKAAMFAELAPGGKLNEHRDPFAGSLRYHLGLVTPNNDRCFIEVDGQRYSWRDGQAVVFDETYIHWAQNGCDTNRIILFCDIERPMRYRWAQMINKWLGRTIMTAASSPNETGDQTGGINKLFRFVWLAGQYRRKLKAWNRSLYYVIKGGLILAVGILIIWM from the coding sequence ATGAAATGGGCAGTGATCTCGATTTATGTGATATCAATTTTTATCGTCCATTTTCGGGGTAAGGTCCGTCTCCCTTTGTTTCGTCAGTTATTCGATCACTCATCCATCGTGGCGCCGATGAACCTGTTTATGTATTTGTTTTCAGGGGTTCCTTACACGGCCTATTTTTCTGTCAGTCAATTCCATGGCTTGAAATTGCTGGAAGAGAATTGGGAATTAATCAGAGCTGAAGCTCTTAATCTACAAGCCTTGGAGAAGATCAAAGCTGCGCAAAAAAATGATGATGCAGGTTTTAATTCGTTTTTTAAAAATGGATGGAAACGCTTTTATTTAAAATGGTATGGCGCCAGCCATCCGTCAGCTGAATACTATTGCCCACAAACAGTTGCACTTTTGCGCGCTATTCCGTGCGTGAAAGCCGCTATGTTTGCAGAATTAGCGCCCGGCGGAAAACTCAATGAGCATCGCGATCCTTTCGCGGGATCACTGCGCTATCACCTTGGTTTGGTGACACCCAATAATGATCGCTGCTTTATAGAAGTCGATGGTCAGCGCTATAGTTGGCGAGATGGACAGGCCGTTGTCTTTGATGAAACCTATATTCATTGGGCTCAAAATGGATGCGACACCAATCGCATTATCCTGTTTTGCGACATTGAGCGCCCAATGCGCTACCGCTGGGCACAAATGATTAACAAATGGTTAGGCAGAACAATCATGACCGCAGCAAGCTCACCCAATGAAACCGGGGATCAAACCGGTGGTATCAACAAATTATTCCGTTTTGTTTGGTTGGCAGGTCAGTACCGTCGAAAACTGAAAGCATGGAATCGATCTTTGTATTACGTGATCAAAGGAGGATTAATTCTGGCAGTAGGAATTTTGATTATTTGGATGTAA
- a CDS encoding AI-2E family transporter, with protein MNSSEFQKKAFLLLLTIVSIAFGWIVWPFFGAVFWGSVLAILFTPLYRRLLVVTRGRQNLTALATLVLCLVIVILPLTFITASLVQEGVSLYQKLQSGELHFGTYFQQIINALPRWMVDLLDRFGFGNISALQDKISTGVMEGSKFIATQAFTIGQNTFEFIISFGIMLYLLFFLLREGSGLSGRIKQAIPLSMEHKRHLLSKFITVIRATVKGNIAVAAMQGASGGLIFWILGIQGPLLWGVLMAFLSLLPAIGAALIWAPVAIYFLVTGEIWSGVILIAFGVLVIGLIDNILRPVLVGKDTQMPDYVVLISTLGGMALFGLNGFIIGPVIAAMFIAVWDLFSLSKEADKE; from the coding sequence ATGAATTCCTCAGAATTTCAGAAAAAAGCATTTTTACTTCTGTTAACTATCGTTTCCATTGCATTCGGCTGGATCGTATGGCCATTTTTCGGGGCAGTTTTTTGGGGTAGCGTCCTTGCCATACTGTTTACACCACTCTATCGTCGTTTGCTCGTTGTAACGCGCGGCAGGCAGAATCTGACTGCGCTCGCCACTCTGGTACTTTGTTTGGTTATAGTAATTCTCCCGCTGACGTTCATCACCGCTTCACTAGTGCAAGAGGGAGTCAGCCTTTACCAAAAACTCCAGTCGGGAGAGCTACATTTCGGCACGTATTTTCAACAGATCATTAACGCCTTGCCGCGATGGATGGTCGATCTACTAGATCGTTTCGGATTTGGAAACATCTCCGCATTGCAAGACAAGATATCTACCGGCGTGATGGAAGGCAGCAAATTCATTGCGACTCAGGCTTTCACTATCGGTCAAAATACTTTTGAGTTCATCATCAGTTTTGGAATCATGCTGTATTTGCTGTTCTTTCTGCTACGTGAAGGTTCCGGTTTGTCCGGACGGATCAAGCAAGCAATTCCATTAAGTATGGAGCACAAGCGCCATTTGCTCAGCAAGTTCATCACGGTCATTCGTGCGACGGTAAAAGGCAACATCGCTGTGGCCGCGATGCAAGGTGCATCAGGTGGTTTAATCTTTTGGATTCTTGGTATTCAGGGACCGCTGTTATGGGGCGTCCTGATGGCGTTTCTTTCGTTATTGCCTGCAATTGGTGCGGCATTAATATGGGCACCGGTCGCAATATATTTTCTCGTTACAGGTGAAATCTGGAGCGGCGTGATCCTGATCGCATTTGGCGTGCTTGTGATCGGACTGATTGATAATATTCTTCGGCCTGTGCTCGTTGGTAAGGACACACAAATGCCAGACTACGTAGTACTTATTTCAACGCTTGGCGGCATGGCTCTTTTTGGCCTGAACGGTTTTATCATCGGTCCGGTGATTGCTGCAATGTTCATAGCTGTTTGGGATCTCTTTTCTTTGTCGAAAGAAGCAGACAAAGAGTGA
- a CDS encoding IS630 family transposase yields MEKEDARKQSREVLHERRKQVIRMHRKGVAVMEIVVQTGLSWTAVNTALRLYKAEGSGALKPGVRGKKPGSGRRLTVSQELAIQQTICDRRPEQLKMDFALWSRPAVRQHIELAHGIKLSIRAVGNHLARWGFTPQKPIKKAYEQRPEAVQAWLVEQYPAIETRAKAEGAEIHWGDETALVNTDVRGRSYAPVGKTPVTFAVGGTRHKLSMIATVTNQGKTRWMIIDEAFNSDKLIEFLEALIKDTDRKVFLILDNLRVHHSKPVKAWAAENAQKIELFYLPSYSPELNPEERLNADLKHVITSKVPVRTKAKLRAAATDHMTMLEQNPERVRRYFRDPKVAYAAS; encoded by the coding sequence ATGGAAAAAGAAGATGCCCGCAAGCAGTCGCGAGAAGTACTGCATGAACGACGCAAGCAAGTCATTCGTATGCACCGCAAAGGTGTGGCGGTGATGGAGATCGTGGTGCAAACGGGACTGAGCTGGACGGCAGTCAATACGGCGCTGCGGTTGTATAAGGCTGAAGGTTCGGGGGCACTCAAGCCCGGCGTTCGGGGTAAAAAACCTGGCAGTGGACGTCGCTTGACGGTTAGCCAAGAGCTGGCGATTCAACAAACCATCTGCGACAGACGCCCCGAACAACTCAAGATGGATTTTGCGCTATGGAGCAGGCCCGCTGTGCGCCAGCACATTGAGCTGGCGCACGGTATCAAGCTGTCTATTCGGGCAGTAGGCAACCACTTGGCACGTTGGGGTTTTACACCACAAAAACCCATTAAAAAAGCATACGAGCAGCGGCCTGAAGCCGTCCAGGCTTGGCTTGTTGAACAGTATCCGGCCATTGAAACCAGAGCAAAAGCCGAAGGTGCGGAAATTCACTGGGGCGACGAGACGGCGCTAGTCAACACGGATGTCAGAGGCAGGAGCTATGCGCCGGTGGGCAAGACACCTGTGACGTTCGCAGTAGGCGGCACGCGCCACAAGCTATCGATGATTGCGACGGTAACCAATCAGGGTAAAACGCGCTGGATGATTATTGATGAGGCATTTAACTCCGACAAGCTCATTGAATTTCTGGAGGCGCTCATCAAGGATACAGACCGCAAGGTGTTTCTGATACTGGACAACTTGAGAGTTCATCACAGCAAACCTGTAAAGGCTTGGGCTGCCGAGAACGCACAGAAAATCGAGTTGTTCTACTTGCCCAGCTACAGCCCTGAACTCAACCCCGAAGAAAGACTGAATGCAGATCTCAAGCACGTCATCACTTCAAAGGTGCCAGTGCGCACCAAGGCAAAACTCAGAGCTGCTGCGACTGATCACATGACCATGCTTGAGCAAAACCCCGAACGCGTGCGCCGTTATTTCCGCGACCCAAAAGTCGCCTACGCGGCTTCATGA
- the motD gene encoding flagellar motor protein MotD produces MRHKEHDNHDRWLISYADFITLLFAFFVVMYAISSVNESKYQMFSASLTSAFGKQIVKSEAIVPTSEQDLLLKSLVDRRNAKLAEQQQEAMQDIAKKINQVMSALVKNGQVSVMQTNRGVAVEINASALFNQGDAVLQGSAINTLAEVAKVLEQVDLAIEVEGHTDNIPINTQQFPSNWELSSARASSVVRLFIGHGLTPRYLKAIGSAANYPVTSNDTAEGRARNRRITVTILSPSFERTAPAPKDSAIK; encoded by the coding sequence GTGAGACATAAAGAACATGACAACCATGATCGCTGGCTGATCTCATACGCCGACTTCATCACACTGTTATTTGCCTTCTTTGTGGTGATGTATGCAATTTCTTCGGTTAATGAGAGTAAATATCAAATGTTCAGTGCCTCATTGACTTCCGCCTTTGGTAAACAGATAGTCAAATCCGAAGCAATTGTTCCAACCAGCGAGCAAGACTTATTGCTGAAATCCCTAGTGGACAGGAGGAACGCCAAGCTAGCCGAGCAACAGCAGGAAGCCATGCAGGACATCGCCAAAAAAATCAATCAAGTTATGAGCGCATTGGTTAAAAATGGCCAGGTCAGTGTAATGCAGACTAATCGCGGTGTAGCGGTGGAAATCAATGCTAGCGCGCTATTCAATCAGGGCGATGCGGTATTGCAAGGTAGTGCAATAAATACTCTGGCTGAAGTGGCGAAGGTGCTGGAGCAGGTCGATCTGGCCATTGAGGTCGAAGGACATACCGATAACATCCCCATTAACACTCAGCAGTTTCCATCCAATTGGGAATTATCTTCGGCACGTGCCAGTAGCGTAGTGCGCTTATTTATCGGACATGGGTTAACGCCACGATACCTGAAAGCGATAGGCTCCGCCGCCAACTATCCAGTCACATCCAATGATACGGCAGAAGGACGCGCGCGAAATCGCCGAATTACGGTGACGATATTATCACCTTCATTTGAGCGAACAGCGCCAGCGCCTAAAGACTCAGCCATCAAATAG
- a CDS encoding flagellar motor protein, which yields MDKLSLAGLLLGLGGILGGQLLEGGELSILFQGAAFLIVFGGTLGAVMLQSPLNVFLAGIKMGRWVFVTPKLSPQKLIYQITAWSKQARKDGILILEPHIARSSDLFVKKGLQLLVDGNSAEKIREVLEVDNHAYEQLRFQSARIWESAAGYAPTIGILGAVLGLIHVMQSLSEPSKLGAGIAVAFISTIYGVGLANLVFLPMANKLKMLILQQVVMREILVDGLTAIASGESSRFIESKLQGFIP from the coding sequence ATGGACAAGCTTAGCTTAGCCGGTCTTTTGCTTGGCCTGGGCGGTATCTTAGGCGGACAATTACTTGAAGGCGGTGAGCTATCCATTCTTTTTCAGGGCGCGGCTTTTCTCATCGTGTTCGGCGGTACGCTGGGCGCCGTGATGCTACAAAGCCCACTAAATGTTTTTTTAGCTGGGATCAAAATGGGTCGTTGGGTGTTCGTTACACCCAAGTTATCCCCGCAAAAATTGATCTATCAGATTACCGCTTGGAGCAAACAGGCACGCAAGGACGGCATACTTATTCTGGAACCACACATTGCCAGAAGCAGCGATTTATTTGTGAAAAAAGGACTTCAACTGCTAGTGGATGGCAACAGTGCGGAAAAAATTCGAGAAGTACTGGAGGTCGATAATCATGCGTATGAACAATTGCGATTCCAGTCTGCACGTATATGGGAATCAGCAGCAGGTTATGCGCCGACTATCGGCATTCTAGGCGCTGTGCTTGGATTGATACACGTCATGCAGAGTCTTAGCGAACCGTCAAAACTGGGGGCAGGTATTGCCGTTGCGTTTATTTCTACCATTTACGGTGTGGGACTTGCGAATCTGGTTTTTTTGCCTATGGCCAATAAATTGAAAATGTTAATCCTGCAACAGGTAGTAATGCGTGAAATATTGGTAGATGGACTGACAGCCATCGCCAGTGGTGAGAGTTCACGTTTCATCGAAAGCAAATTGCAGGGATTTATTCCTTAA
- a CDS encoding RNA polymerase sigma factor FliA, giving the protein MYTASGLSDKEQCIKEYAPLVKRIAHHLMVRLPSSIVVDDLIQAGMMGLLEAAGRYDELRGAQFETYASQRIRGSMLDELRQADWMPRSLRRDMRRIEAAISKLQQRLGKPPSETELAQELGMPLTEYQHMLFTSRGAQLVYYEDFHSEGEEDFFERYDFDSDANPLEVLQDERFRGALIKAIGNLPERERLLMGMHYEQDMNLREIGEVMGVSESRVCQLHSQAVARLRSSLKGH; this is encoded by the coding sequence ATGTACACAGCAAGCGGATTAAGCGACAAGGAACAGTGCATCAAAGAATATGCGCCGCTAGTAAAACGTATTGCGCATCATTTGATGGTGCGATTGCCCAGCAGCATAGTAGTAGATGACCTTATACAGGCTGGCATGATGGGGCTTTTGGAGGCAGCGGGGCGCTATGACGAGTTGCGGGGCGCGCAGTTTGAAACTTATGCCTCGCAGCGCATCCGCGGTTCGATGCTGGACGAATTGCGCCAAGCCGATTGGATGCCGCGCAGCTTGCGCCGTGATATGCGCCGAATTGAAGCGGCAATCAGCAAACTACAACAACGTCTGGGCAAACCACCGAGCGAAACGGAACTTGCTCAGGAGTTGGGCATGCCCTTGACCGAGTATCAGCATATGTTATTCACGTCGCGTGGCGCGCAATTAGTTTATTACGAGGATTTTCACAGCGAAGGTGAAGAGGATTTCTTTGAGCGTTATGATTTTGATAGCGATGCCAATCCGCTCGAAGTATTGCAAGATGAACGTTTTCGCGGTGCATTGATTAAGGCCATCGGAAATTTGCCGGAGCGTGAGCGCCTATTGATGGGCATGCATTATGAGCAGGATATGAACTTGCGCGAAATCGGTGAGGTGATGGGCGTAAGCGAATCGCGGGTGTGCCAGTTGCACAGCCAAGCGGTAGCGCGTTTGCGCAGTTCGTTGAAAGGCCATTAA
- a CDS encoding MinD/ParA family ATP-binding protein encodes MQLERVTDQAEGLRRLLVRASTRVITVAAARAGFGATSVVVNLATALAHAGKEVLILDESPSHDNVSNMLALKPHHDLLHAVQHGKTMRDIMLHDGPQNIRILPVARAIQALPTLCTQKREHLLESLAEASCDVDVVLVDATTYREPDITGSLAPNQPLLLVLNSTPSAITESYALIKRMAMQDGRQNFGIIVNKACNEQAARLIFGNVAQVARQHLQVCVEYLGYIPFDDKLKRATQLCRPVLDVFPTARSALAFGELGRNLMLLPATEREGSGEGLPSIMQRLIRQVSTLN; translated from the coding sequence ATGCAACTTGAACGCGTAACTGATCAAGCAGAGGGATTGCGCCGTCTGTTGGTTCGTGCTTCCACGCGTGTGATCACGGTGGCCGCTGCCCGCGCTGGCTTCGGAGCGACCAGTGTAGTGGTGAATCTGGCTACGGCCTTGGCGCACGCCGGCAAAGAGGTGCTCATACTGGACGAAAGTCCGTCACACGACAATGTAAGTAATATGCTTGCGCTTAAGCCACATCATGATTTGTTGCACGCTGTACAACACGGAAAGACGATGCGCGATATTATGCTGCATGATGGTCCACAGAATATACGCATACTACCTGTAGCACGTGCCATTCAAGCGTTGCCAACATTGTGTACACAAAAACGTGAGCATTTGCTGGAAAGTTTGGCGGAAGCGTCCTGTGATGTTGATGTTGTACTGGTGGATGCAACAACATATAGGGAGCCGGATATTACTGGTAGCCTGGCACCCAATCAGCCGCTACTGCTCGTACTGAACTCCACTCCCTCTGCTATTACTGAAAGTTATGCCTTAATCAAGCGCATGGCCATGCAGGATGGACGCCAGAACTTTGGGATTATTGTTAACAAAGCATGTAATGAACAAGCGGCACGTCTTATATTTGGTAACGTGGCACAAGTGGCACGCCAACATTTGCAGGTATGCGTGGAATATCTAGGTTATATTCCGTTTGATGATAAGCTCAAACGTGCGACACAATTATGCCGCCCCGTTCTTGATGTATTCCCAACTGCACGGTCTGCGCTGGCATTTGGCGAGCTGGGACGCAACCTGATGTTGCTGCCCGCTACGGAGAGGGAGGGGTCAGGAGAAGGTCTGCCCAGCATTATGCAGCGATTGATTCGGCAGGTAAGTACCCTGAATTAG
- the flhF gene encoding flagellar biosynthesis protein FlhF: protein MNMKKFVAPTSREALRLIRIEMGADAVILSNRKVDGGVEIMALASAEFAQLTHESKQPVPVSARAPIVMQERAPVAVMAEPPISSISTMQLEQQGILSEIKFMRNMMQEQMDCLSWSDRQQRDPQRTRMLRDLLNAGFSPALSRQMIDKMPAKANMEWVRQVLGNNLRIATKQEDLIVRGGVVALIGPTGVGKTTTTAKLAARAVVRYGAAKVALLTTDSYRIGAHEQLRIYGKILGVTVHTVRDTEDLRLTLSSLKQKHLVLIDTIGMGQHDSRMAAQAEMFNATGVQRLLLLNATSSGDTLNDVVCMYSGAGVIGCIPTKLDEAVTFGTVLDVAMRHKLTLHYIANGQRVPEDLHEVNMEYLLHRAFKQSAKATPFALHELEFPALMAGVGAAPVMREEYAT, encoded by the coding sequence ATGAACATGAAAAAATTTGTGGCACCAACTTCGCGCGAAGCATTACGGCTGATACGCATTGAGATGGGCGCTGATGCGGTTATCCTATCCAATCGTAAGGTAGACGGTGGGGTCGAGATTATGGCGCTGGCCAGCGCGGAATTTGCCCAGTTAACACATGAGTCCAAGCAACCCGTTCCCGTGTCAGCCCGAGCGCCGATAGTTATGCAGGAACGCGCACCCGTCGCAGTTATGGCGGAGCCTCCAATATCATCCATATCAACAATGCAATTGGAACAGCAAGGCATCCTCAGTGAGATCAAGTTCATGCGTAATATGATGCAGGAACAAATGGACTGTCTATCATGGTCAGACAGGCAGCAGCGCGACCCCCAACGCACACGTATGTTGCGCGATCTGCTGAATGCCGGATTTAGCCCAGCCCTGTCGCGCCAAATGATTGACAAGATGCCTGCTAAAGCCAATATGGAATGGGTGCGTCAAGTGCTAGGAAACAACTTGCGTATCGCCACGAAGCAAGAAGATTTAATCGTGCGCGGCGGCGTGGTTGCATTGATAGGCCCCACCGGCGTTGGAAAAACCACCACCACGGCCAAGCTGGCGGCACGTGCGGTGGTTCGTTATGGTGCAGCCAAAGTGGCATTACTCACCACCGACAGCTACCGAATTGGTGCGCATGAACAATTGCGCATTTATGGCAAAATACTTGGTGTGACAGTGCATACTGTACGCGACACCGAGGATTTACGTCTCACCTTGTCCAGCCTGAAACAAAAACATTTGGTGCTGATTGATACCATCGGTATGGGGCAGCACGATAGTCGCATGGCAGCACAAGCCGAGATGTTCAATGCTACTGGAGTGCAACGACTGTTGTTGCTTAATGCCACCAGTAGCGGTGACACCCTAAATGATGTGGTGTGCATGTATAGCGGTGCAGGGGTCATTGGTTGCATCCCCACGAAACTGGACGAAGCAGTAACCTTCGGTACGGTGCTGGATGTAGCAATGCGCCACAAATTGACATTGCACTACATCGCCAATGGACAACGCGTGCCGGAAGACTTGCACGAAGTGAACATGGAATATCTGTTGCATCGTGCCTTCAAACAATCTGCTAAAGCAACTCCATTCGCTTTGCATGAACTGGAATTCCCTGCGCTGATGGCGGGGGTGGGTGCGGCACCTGTAATGCGGGAGGAATATGCAACTTGA
- the flhA gene encoding flagellar biosynthesis protein FlhA, which translates to MINLLTIQNLIKRIGLRSMAGPVLIVMILAMMVLPLPPFLLDILFTFNIAIAVMVLLVSMHTVKILDFAVFPTILLITTLLRLSLNVASTRVVLLEGHTGPGAAGKVIEAFGHFLVGGNYAVGIVVFIILVVINFVVITKGAGRIAEVGARFTLDAMPGKQMAIDADLNAGLIGEEEARRRRAAISQEADFYGSMDGASKFVRGDAVAGIIIIFINVIGGLIIGVFQHNLDIATAANNYTLLAIGDGLVAQIPALVISTAAGMMVSRVSTEENISQQIVGQLFSQPQVLVLTAGIIGMLGLIPNMPHFSFLLLAGALGGLAYFIIQRPKTVEQKPEAASIEVSPSETNEASWEDVSQVDILGLEVGYRLITLVDKAQDGDLLRRIKGIRKKFTHDIGFLPPAVHIRDNLDLRPNTYRITLKGVEIGTGDAFPNMHLAINPGSVSGVLPGTQTHDPAFGLPAIWVDTAMREQAQSMGYTVVDASTVIATHLSHLIHTHSAELLGRQELQLLFDHLSKLSPKLTEDLIPKLLPLSTVQKVMQNLLDEGMHIRDMRTILETLAECAAQTQDAHHLTALVRVALGPAIVQQFYPAAQELQVIGMDKELEYILMQAMQTGGSNLAIEPGLADTLLREARTAAQLQEQLGLPTVLLVPGQLRDLLARFLKRALPQLKVISHEEVPGFKAVRVTSMVGGRA; encoded by the coding sequence ATGATTAATTTATTAACGATACAAAATTTAATCAAGCGTATTGGTTTGCGCAGCATGGCTGGACCAGTGCTGATTGTGATGATTCTGGCAATGATGGTGTTGCCGTTGCCGCCATTTCTGCTTGATATTCTGTTCACTTTCAATATTGCAATAGCGGTTATGGTTTTGCTGGTAAGCATGCATACCGTCAAGATTCTGGATTTCGCTGTATTCCCAACCATCCTGCTGATTACCACACTGCTACGCCTTTCGCTCAACGTGGCTTCCACTCGTGTGGTGCTGCTGGAAGGTCATACCGGCCCTGGCGCTGCGGGCAAGGTAATTGAAGCATTCGGCCACTTCCTGGTGGGCGGCAATTACGCCGTCGGCATTGTAGTGTTCATCATTCTGGTGGTGATTAACTTTGTGGTGATTACCAAGGGTGCAGGACGTATCGCTGAGGTGGGAGCACGCTTCACATTAGATGCGATGCCTGGTAAGCAGATGGCGATCGACGCCGATTTGAATGCCGGGCTGATTGGCGAAGAAGAAGCGCGACGGCGGCGTGCTGCTATTTCGCAGGAGGCAGATTTCTATGGCTCAATGGATGGCGCCAGCAAATTCGTGCGGGGCGATGCGGTAGCGGGCATTATCATCATTTTTATCAATGTCATCGGCGGATTAATCATTGGCGTATTTCAACACAACCTGGACATCGCTACGGCCGCCAATAATTATACCCTGTTAGCCATTGGCGATGGTTTGGTGGCGCAAATTCCGGCGCTTGTTATCTCCACTGCCGCCGGCATGATGGTGAGCCGTGTATCCACTGAAGAAAATATCAGCCAGCAAATCGTGGGACAGTTATTTAGTCAACCCCAGGTGCTGGTTTTAACTGCGGGCATCATCGGCATGCTGGGTCTTATTCCTAACATGCCGCACTTCTCTTTCCTGTTGCTTGCTGGCGCTCTAGGCGGCCTGGCTTATTTCATTATCCAACGCCCCAAGACAGTCGAGCAAAAGCCTGAGGCTGCCAGCATTGAGGTATCCCCATCGGAAACTAATGAGGCAAGCTGGGAAGACGTGTCGCAAGTGGACATACTGGGACTAGAAGTCGGGTATCGTCTTATCACGTTGGTTGATAAAGCACAGGACGGTGATCTATTGCGACGCATCAAGGGGATACGCAAGAAATTTACCCATGACATCGGATTCTTGCCGCCTGCAGTGCATATTCGCGACAATCTTGATCTGCGCCCGAATACTTACCGCATTACCCTGAAAGGGGTGGAAATTGGCACGGGCGACGCCTTTCCCAATATGCATCTGGCGATTAACCCCGGCAGCGTCAGCGGTGTATTGCCCGGTACCCAGACACATGACCCGGCATTCGGCCTGCCTGCTATCTGGGTAGATACGGCGATGCGTGAGCAAGCACAGTCTATGGGCTATACGGTGGTTGATGCCAGCACGGTTATCGCCACCCATCTAAGCCATCTTATCCATACCCATTCCGCTGAATTATTGGGTCGACAGGAATTACAGCTATTGTTCGATCATTTAAGCAAGCTGTCACCCAAATTGACCGAAGATCTTATCCCTAAATTGCTGCCGCTTTCTACAGTACAGAAGGTGATGCAGAACTTGCTCGACGAAGGTATGCATATCCGTGATATGCGCACCATTTTGGAAACGTTGGCTGAGTGTGCCGCTCAGACACAGGACGCTCACCATCTTACCGCCTTAGTGCGTGTCGCGCTGGGCCCGGCCATCGTGCAACAGTTCTACCCTGCGGCGCAAGAATTGCAGGTCATCGGCATGGACAAAGAGCTGGAATATATCTTGATGCAAGCCATGCAGACGGGCGGCAGCAATTTGGCTATCGAACCCGGATTAGCCGATACGCTTCTGCGTGAAGCGCGAACTGCTGCACAACTACAAGAACAATTAGGGCTGCCCACGGTGCTGTTGGTACCGGGACAGTTACGTGATTTGCTGGCACGTTTTCTAAAACGTGCGTTACCGCAACTGAAAGTTATTTCGCATGAGGAAGTGCCGGGCTTCAAAGCAGTACGGGTAACTTCAATGGTAGGAGGAAGAGCATGA
- the flhB gene encoding flagellar biosynthesis protein FlhB translates to MSEDSDLEKTEEPSQRRLDQAREEGQAARSRELSTFSVLLAGGAGLWLMGSALSAQLVKLLRDGLTLDATLAFNDDLLLPRLHTLSLEVLVAFLPFLLLLLVTAALSPLLLNGWIFSLKPLQPNLSKLNPITGIGRMFSINSLVELGKAIAKSLVVGGIGAWAIWHYKDSVMMLIAEPLTAALPHLGHLLWMSFVTIMGGMFLIAAVDVPFQLWEHNKKLKMTKEEVRKEARESEGDPQVKGRIRSMQREMARRRMMANIPTADVVVTNPTHYAVALSYSEKGMGAPVVVAKGSHLLAARIREIAIKNNVPILEAPPLARALHKHTELGQAIPEALYNAVAEVLAYVYQLRRYRQGSGVMPDAPHDLPVPPQLDPASDEEGSI, encoded by the coding sequence ATGTCAGAAGACAGCGATCTCGAAAAAACAGAAGAACCCTCCCAGCGGCGCTTGGATCAGGCCCGTGAAGAAGGTCAGGCCGCGCGTTCGCGCGAATTGTCAACTTTCTCCGTGCTACTTGCAGGTGGTGCTGGGCTATGGCTGATGGGTTCCGCGCTGTCTGCTCAACTAGTCAAACTGTTGCGTGATGGTCTCACTCTTGATGCCACACTGGCTTTCAATGACGATTTATTATTACCACGCTTGCATACGCTGTCACTGGAGGTTCTAGTGGCATTTTTGCCTTTTCTATTGTTACTGCTTGTTACTGCCGCGCTCTCCCCATTATTACTTAATGGCTGGATATTCAGCTTGAAACCCCTCCAACCCAACCTTTCAAAACTCAATCCGATCACAGGGATAGGGCGCATGTTCTCGATTAATAGCCTAGTCGAACTTGGTAAGGCTATCGCCAAATCGCTGGTAGTAGGTGGAATAGGTGCATGGGCTATCTGGCACTACAAGGACTCGGTGATGATGTTGATAGCGGAACCATTAACTGCTGCCTTGCCTCATCTAGGCCATCTGTTGTGGATGAGCTTCGTCACGATTATGGGTGGCATGTTTCTGATTGCGGCAGTGGATGTCCCCTTTCAGTTGTGGGAACACAACAAAAAACTGAAGATGACCAAGGAAGAGGTGCGTAAGGAGGCGAGGGAATCCGAGGGTGATCCACAGGTTAAGGGACGCATTCGCAGCATGCAGCGCGAAATGGCACGCCGCCGCATGATGGCGAACATTCCCACTGCCGACGTGGTGGTGACCAATCCCACACACTATGCCGTAGCATTGAGTTACAGCGAAAAAGGTATGGGCGCGCCTGTCGTGGTGGCCAAAGGCTCCCATCTGCTTGCTGCACGCATCCGTGAAATTGCCATAAAGAATAATGTGCCTATCCTTGAAGCACCACCACTGGCGCGCGCCTTGCACAAGCATACCGAGTTAGGGCAGGCCATCCCCGAAGCGTTATACAACGCCGTAGCGGAAGTATTGGCCTATGTTTATCAATTGCGCCGTTATCGTCAAGGGAGTGGTGTCATGCCGGATGCTCCACATGATTTGCCGGTGCCACCACAACTTGATCCCGCATCTGATGAGGAAGGATCTATATGA